The Pseudomonas triclosanedens genome has a window encoding:
- a CDS encoding nucleoside deaminase has product MQHDDFMREALQLARDNIEAGGRPFGAVLVKDGEIIARAANSIHLDHDPTAHAELLAIRRAAAVLGMPRLDGCVIYASGHPCPMCLAAMHLCGVEAAYFAYSNDDGEPFGLSTAAVYQQMTQPPQWQALPLRPLRPAGEEGLYARWQERRP; this is encoded by the coding sequence ATGCAACATGACGACTTCATGCGCGAGGCCCTGCAACTGGCCCGCGACAATATCGAGGCCGGCGGCCGCCCGTTCGGCGCCGTTCTGGTGAAGGACGGCGAGATCATCGCTCGTGCCGCCAACTCCATTCACCTGGACCACGACCCGACCGCTCACGCCGAGCTGCTAGCCATCCGCCGCGCCGCCGCCGTACTGGGTATGCCGCGTCTGGACGGCTGCGTGATCTATGCCAGCGGCCATCCCTGCCCGATGTGCCTGGCGGCCATGCACCTGTGTGGCGTCGAGGCCGCGTATTTCGCCTATTCCAATGACGACGGCGAGCCGTTCGGGCTGTCCACGGCGGCGGTCTACCAGCAGATGACCCAGCCGCCGCAGTGGCAGGCACTGCCGTTGCGGCCATTGCGCCCGGCGGGAGAGGAGGGCCTGTACGCCCGCTGGCAGGAGCGCCGCCCATGA
- a CDS encoding CynX/NimT family MFS transporter, with the protein MSHSLAAEAEGAARTGWVGLLVIVALGINLRPILTSIGPLLTDIREATGLGFQGASMLTVLPVLCMGLFALALPWIGPRLGESRGMVGGLLAIGAACFWRLLLDSGMALIASAVLAGTGVAIIQALIPGVIKRWFPHKVPSAMGLYSASLMAGGGSAAVLAPVVSEHFQRWQDGLGAWLLLALVGLLLWAVARPRETPVAAPARQAVQHYFGSRRAWLLATYFGLINGGYTSMVAWLPVYYRQLGWSAQGSGRLIGLMTIFQVIAALTIPLLIRRSPDRRGWLCVCLLIQLAGFVGLICAPLNLSGVWVALIGYGLGSCFALSLTLTLDHLPDAGAAGRLAAFVQGIGFIITGVVPYVTGWLRDSTGSFQASWVLLAVSVVMMLGVTVRFSPKGYTRAMAR; encoded by the coding sequence ATGAGCCACAGCCTGGCTGCCGAGGCCGAGGGGGCGGCCCGCACGGGGTGGGTCGGCCTGCTGGTGATCGTTGCCCTGGGCATCAACCTGCGACCCATCCTTACCTCCATCGGCCCGCTGCTCACCGACATCCGCGAGGCCACCGGCCTGGGCTTCCAGGGCGCATCGATGCTCACTGTGCTGCCGGTGCTGTGCATGGGGCTGTTTGCCCTGGCGCTGCCCTGGATCGGCCCGCGCCTGGGCGAAAGCCGTGGCATGGTGGGCGGCCTGCTGGCCATCGGCGCTGCCTGCTTCTGGCGTCTGCTGCTGGACAGCGGCATGGCGCTGATCGCCAGCGCGGTGCTGGCCGGCACTGGCGTTGCGATCATCCAGGCGCTGATTCCCGGAGTGATCAAGCGCTGGTTCCCGCACAAGGTGCCGTCCGCGATGGGCCTTTACTCGGCTTCGCTGATGGCCGGTGGCGGCAGTGCGGCGGTGCTGGCGCCGGTGGTCTCCGAGCATTTCCAGCGCTGGCAGGACGGGCTGGGCGCCTGGCTGCTGCTGGCGCTCGTCGGCCTGCTGCTGTGGGCCGTGGCGCGGCCGCGCGAGACGCCGGTTGCGGCACCCGCGCGGCAGGCTGTGCAGCACTACTTCGGCAGCCGCCGCGCCTGGCTGCTGGCGACCTATTTCGGGCTGATCAATGGCGGCTACACCAGCATGGTCGCGTGGCTGCCGGTGTACTACCGCCAGCTCGGCTGGAGTGCCCAGGGCAGCGGCCGGCTGATCGGTCTGATGACCATCTTCCAGGTGATCGCCGCGCTCACCATCCCCTTGCTGATCCGCCGCTCGCCGGACCGCCGCGGCTGGCTGTGCGTGTGCCTGCTGATCCAGTTGGCCGGGTTTGTCGGGCTGATTTGCGCGCCGCTGAACCTCTCGGGCGTCTGGGTGGCGCTGATCGGCTACGGGCTGGGCTCGTGCTTCGCCCTGAGCCTGACGCTGACCCTCGACCATCTGCCCGATGCCGGCGCGGCGGGGCGGCTGGCAGCCTTCGTCCAGGGCATCGGCTTCATCATCACCGGCGTCGTGCCCTACGTGACCGGCTGGCTGCGCGACAGCACCGGCAGCTTCCAGGCGTCCTGGGTGCTGCTGGCGGTATCGGTGGTGATGATGCTGGGAGTGACGGTGCGCTTCTCGCCCAAGGGCTATACCCGGGCGATGGCGCGCTAG
- a CDS encoding ankyrin repeat domain-containing protein: MDMPTIQTEDVHSRAAADALLGAASDGRASEVAALLKRGVPVDVSDGQGNTPLLLATAHDRVEVARVLLAAGADVNRQNRIHDSAYLLAGASGRLEILRLTLANGADLRSTNRYGGTALIPACERGHVEVVETLLEAGVDPDHVNRLGWTGLLEAILLSDGGPRHQAVVQRLIDAGANLDLADNDGVTPLQHARQRNQTTIARMLEAAGAH; encoded by the coding sequence ATGGACATGCCAACCATCCAGACCGAGGACGTACACAGCCGCGCCGCCGCCGATGCGCTGCTCGGCGCCGCCAGCGATGGCCGCGCGAGCGAGGTCGCCGCGCTGCTCAAGCGTGGCGTGCCGGTGGATGTCAGCGACGGGCAGGGCAACACGCCGCTGCTGCTGGCCACCGCGCATGACCGCGTGGAAGTGGCCCGCGTGCTGCTTGCCGCCGGCGCCGACGTCAACCGGCAGAACCGCATCCACGACAGCGCCTACCTGCTGGCCGGAGCGTCAGGCCGCCTGGAGATACTCAGGCTGACCCTGGCCAACGGCGCCGACCTGCGCAGCACCAACCGCTACGGCGGCACGGCGCTGATCCCGGCCTGCGAACGTGGCCACGTGGAGGTGGTCGAGACGCTGCTCGAGGCCGGCGTCGATCCCGACCACGTCAACAGGCTCGGCTGGACCGGGCTGCTCGAAGCCATCCTGCTCAGCGATGGCGGCCCGCGTCACCAGGCCGTCGTGCAACGACTGATAGATGCCGGGGCGAACCTCGACCTGGCCGACAACGACGGCGTTACGCCGCTGCAACACGCCCGCCAGCGCAACCAGACCACCATTGCCAGGATGCTGGAAGCCGCTGGCGCGCATTGA
- a CDS encoding efflux RND transporter permease subunit, producing the protein MNFSQFFIQRPIFAAVLSLIILIGGAISLFQLPISEYPEVVPPTVVVRANFPGANPKVIGETVAAPLEQAITGVENMLYMSSQSTADGKMTLTITFALGTDLDNAQVQVQNRVTRTEPKLPEEVTRIGITVDKASPDLTMVVHLTSPDNRYDMLYLSNYAILNIKDELARLEGVGDVQLFGMGDYSLRVWLDPNKVASRNLTASDVVAAIREQNRQVAAGALGAPPSPSATSFQLSINTQGRLVNEEEFENIIIRSGPDGEITRLKDIARVELGSNQYALRSLLDNQPAVALPIFQRPGSNAIAISNEVREKMAELKKNFPQGVDYSIVYDPTIFVRGSIEAVVHTLFEALVLVVLVVVLFLQTWRASIIPLAAVPVSLIGTFAVMHFFGFSLNALSLFGLVLAIGIVVDDAIVVVENVERNIGLGLTPIEATKRAMREVTGPIIATALVLCAVFIPTAFISGLTGQFYRQFALTIAISTVISAINSLTLSPALSAVLLKGHHEPKDRFSVLLDKLLGGWLFRPFNRFFDRASHGYVGTVTRVLRGSSIALLLYAGLIGLTWLGFSSTPTGFVPQQDKQYLVAFAQLPDAATLDRSEAVIKRMSEIAGKHPGIENTVAFPGLSINGFTNSPNSGIVFTTLKDFDQRKGPGMSAGEIAAELNKQFADIQDAYIAIFPPPPVQGLGTIGGFRLQVEDRGNLGYEELYSQTQNILAKARALPELDPMSLFTSYQVNVPQVDAAIDREKAKTHGVAISDIFDTLQVYLGSLYTNDFNRFGRTYQVNVQADQSFRLEPEQIGQLKVRNNLGEMVPLATFIRISDTSGPDRVMHYNGFITAEINGAAAPGYSSGQAEAAIERLLKQELPNGMTFEWTDLTYQQILAGNSAIYVFPLCVLLAFLVLAALYESWGLPLAVILIVPMTLLSAIAGVILSGGDNNIFTQIGLIVLVGLACKNAILIVEFAKDKQDEGMDRISAVLEACRLRLRPILMTSIAFIMGVVPLVLSSGAGAEMRHAMGVAVFSGMLGVTFFGLLLTPVFYVLIRRFMEAREAKKQQRLSHQANSEAHTA; encoded by the coding sequence ATGAACTTTTCGCAATTTTTCATCCAGCGGCCGATCTTCGCCGCCGTGCTCTCGCTGATCATCCTGATCGGCGGGGCCATCTCGCTGTTCCAGCTACCGATCAGCGAATACCCCGAAGTGGTGCCGCCAACCGTGGTGGTGCGCGCCAACTTCCCCGGCGCCAACCCCAAGGTGATCGGCGAGACCGTTGCCGCACCGCTGGAGCAGGCCATCACCGGCGTCGAGAACATGCTCTACATGTCCTCGCAGTCCACCGCCGACGGCAAGATGACCCTGACCATCACCTTCGCCCTGGGCACCGACCTGGACAACGCGCAGGTGCAGGTGCAGAACCGCGTGACCCGTACCGAGCCCAAGCTGCCGGAAGAAGTCACCCGCATCGGCATCACCGTCGACAAGGCATCGCCGGACCTGACGATGGTGGTTCACCTGACCTCGCCGGACAACCGCTACGACATGCTCTACCTGTCCAACTACGCCATCCTCAACATCAAGGATGAGCTGGCGCGCCTGGAGGGCGTGGGCGACGTCCAACTGTTCGGCATGGGCGACTACTCGCTGCGCGTGTGGCTCGATCCGAACAAGGTGGCCTCGCGCAACCTGACTGCCAGCGACGTGGTGGCGGCGATCCGCGAGCAGAACCGCCAGGTCGCCGCCGGCGCCCTCGGCGCACCGCCCTCGCCGAGCGCCACCAGCTTCCAGCTGTCAATCAACACCCAGGGTCGTCTGGTCAACGAGGAAGAGTTCGAGAACATCATCATCCGCAGCGGTCCGGACGGCGAAATCACTCGCCTGAAGGACATCGCCCGCGTGGAGCTGGGCTCCAACCAGTACGCCCTGCGCTCGCTGCTGGACAACCAGCCTGCCGTGGCCCTGCCGATCTTCCAGCGCCCCGGTTCCAACGCCATCGCCATCTCCAACGAGGTGCGCGAGAAGATGGCCGAGCTGAAGAAGAACTTCCCGCAGGGGGTGGACTATTCCATCGTCTACGACCCGACCATCTTCGTCCGCGGCTCCATCGAGGCGGTGGTGCATACGCTGTTCGAAGCCCTGGTGCTGGTGGTGCTGGTGGTCGTGCTGTTCCTGCAGACCTGGCGCGCCTCGATCATCCCGCTGGCCGCCGTGCCGGTATCGCTGATCGGCACCTTCGCGGTGATGCACTTCTTCGGCTTCTCGCTCAACGCGCTCTCGCTGTTCGGCCTGGTGCTGGCGATCGGCATCGTAGTGGACGACGCCATCGTGGTGGTGGAGAACGTCGAACGGAACATCGGGCTGGGCCTCACACCGATCGAAGCGACCAAGCGTGCCATGCGCGAAGTGACCGGGCCGATCATCGCCACCGCACTGGTGCTGTGCGCGGTGTTCATCCCAACTGCATTCATCTCTGGCCTCACCGGGCAGTTCTACCGGCAGTTCGCGCTGACCATCGCGATTTCCACAGTGATCTCGGCGATCAATTCGCTGACCCTGTCGCCTGCGCTGTCCGCCGTGCTGCTCAAGGGACACCACGAGCCGAAGGACCGCTTCTCGGTGCTGCTGGACAAGCTGCTGGGCGGCTGGCTGTTCCGCCCGTTCAACCGCTTCTTCGACCGCGCCAGCCACGGCTACGTCGGCACCGTTACCCGCGTTCTGCGTGGCAGTTCCATCGCACTTCTGCTGTATGCGGGGCTGATCGGCCTGACCTGGCTGGGCTTCTCCAGCACCCCCACCGGCTTCGTGCCGCAGCAGGACAAGCAGTACCTGGTGGCCTTCGCCCAGTTGCCCGACGCGGCCACGCTGGATCGCAGCGAAGCGGTGATCAAGCGCATGTCGGAGATTGCCGGCAAGCACCCCGGCATCGAGAACACCGTGGCCTTCCCCGGCCTGTCGATCAACGGTTTCACCAACAGCCCCAACAGCGGCATCGTCTTCACCACGCTCAAGGACTTCGACCAGCGCAAGGGGCCGGGCATGTCCGCCGGTGAAATCGCCGCCGAGCTGAACAAGCAGTTCGCCGATATCCAGGACGCCTACATCGCCATCTTCCCGCCGCCGCCGGTACAGGGCCTGGGCACCATCGGCGGCTTCCGCCTGCAGGTGGAAGACCGTGGCAACCTGGGTTACGAGGAGCTGTACAGCCAGACCCAGAACATCCTGGCCAAGGCCCGCGCGCTGCCGGAGCTGGACCCGATGTCGCTGTTCACCAGCTACCAGGTGAACGTGCCGCAGGTCGACGCCGCCATCGACCGCGAAAAGGCCAAGACCCACGGTGTGGCGATCAGCGACATCTTCGACACCCTGCAGGTCTACCTCGGCTCGCTGTACACCAACGACTTCAACCGCTTCGGCCGCACCTACCAGGTGAACGTCCAGGCCGACCAGAGCTTCCGCCTGGAACCTGAGCAGATCGGTCAGTTGAAGGTGCGCAACAACCTCGGCGAGATGGTGCCGCTGGCCACCTTCATCAGGATCAGCGACACCTCCGGCCCCGACCGGGTGATGCACTACAACGGCTTCATCACCGCCGAGATCAACGGTGCCGCCGCGCCGGGCTACAGCTCCGGCCAGGCCGAAGCCGCCATCGAACGCCTGCTCAAGCAGGAGCTGCCCAACGGCATGACCTTCGAGTGGACCGACCTGACCTACCAGCAGATCCTCGCCGGCAACTCGGCGATCTACGTATTCCCGCTCTGCGTGTTGCTCGCCTTCCTGGTGCTGGCCGCGCTGTACGAGAGCTGGGGGCTGCCGCTGGCGGTGATCCTGATCGTGCCGATGACCCTGCTGTCGGCCATCGCGGGCGTGATCCTGTCCGGTGGCGACAACAACATCTTCACCCAGATCGGCCTGATCGTACTGGTGGGCCTGGCGTGCAAGAACGCGATCCTGATCGTCGAGTTCGCCAAGGACAAGCAGGACGAAGGCATGGACCGCATCAGCGCGGTGCTGGAAGCCTGCCGCCTGCGTCTGCGCCCGATCCTGATGACCTCCATCGCCTTCATCATGGGCGTGGTGCCCCTGGTGCTGTCGTCCGGCGCTGGCGCGGAAATGCGCCACGCAATGGGTGTCGCGGTGTTCTCCGGGATGCTCGGCGTGACCTTCTTCGGCCTGCTGCTGACGCCTGTTTTCTATGTGCTGATCCGCCGCTTCATGGAAGCCCGCGAAGCGAAGAAACAACAGCGCCTGAGCCACCAGGCCAACAGCGAGGCCCACACTGCATGA
- the mexE gene encoding multidrug efflux RND transporter periplasmic adaptor subunit MexE, translating into MERNLNTLRIPLALAAALVLSACGKAQDAAQNMPAPKVSVAEVIEQPINEWDEFTGRLEAPESVELRPRVSGYIDRVTFREGALVKKGDLLFQIDPRPFQAEVHRLEAQLQQARANQTRTANEDARGVRLRATNAISAELADARSAAAAEAKAVVAATQAELDNARLNLSFTQVTAPIDGRVSRAEVTAGNLVNSGQSLLTTLVSTDKVYAYFDADERVYLKYVDLARKGGPDARGSSPVYLGLTGEDGFPHEGRLDFLDNQVNPKTGTIRGRAVFDNAANQFTPGLYARIKLVGSGTYPAALIKDEAVGTDLGKKFVLVVDKDSKVQYRGIEIGPKLEGLRIVRNGLARGDRIVVNGLQRVRPGAQVDAQGVEMASQSTLATLARQRQALEQSEAPKVAEKTAKPGAPRS; encoded by the coding sequence ATGGAGCGAAATCTCAACACCTTGCGTATTCCGCTGGCGTTAGCCGCCGCACTGGTGCTCAGTGCCTGCGGCAAGGCCCAGGATGCGGCGCAGAACATGCCCGCACCCAAGGTCAGCGTGGCGGAAGTCATCGAGCAGCCGATCAACGAGTGGGACGAATTCACAGGCCGCCTGGAAGCCCCGGAGTCCGTCGAACTGCGACCCCGCGTCTCGGGCTACATCGACCGGGTGACCTTCCGCGAAGGCGCGCTGGTGAAGAAAGGCGACCTGCTGTTCCAGATCGACCCGCGCCCGTTCCAGGCCGAAGTGCATCGCCTGGAAGCCCAACTGCAGCAGGCCCGCGCCAACCAGACCCGCACCGCCAACGAAGACGCCCGCGGTGTGCGCCTGCGCGCCACCAACGCCATCTCCGCGGAACTGGCCGACGCCCGCAGCGCAGCCGCCGCCGAAGCCAAGGCGGTGGTCGCGGCGACCCAGGCGGAACTGGACAACGCCCGCCTCAACCTGTCCTTCACCCAGGTCACCGCGCCCATCGACGGCCGCGTTTCCCGCGCCGAAGTTACCGCCGGCAACCTGGTCAACAGCGGCCAGAGTCTGCTCACCACCCTGGTTTCCACCGACAAGGTCTACGCCTACTTCGACGCCGACGAGCGCGTCTACCTCAAGTACGTCGACCTGGCCCGCAAGGGTGGCCCGGACGCTCGCGGCAGCAGCCCGGTGTACCTCGGCCTGACTGGCGAGGACGGCTTCCCCCACGAGGGCCGGCTGGATTTCCTGGACAACCAGGTCAACCCCAAGACCGGCACCATCCGTGGCCGCGCGGTGTTCGACAACGCCGCCAACCAGTTCACCCCCGGCCTGTATGCGCGCATCAAGCTGGTCGGCAGCGGCACTTACCCCGCAGCGCTGATCAAAGACGAAGCGGTCGGCACCGACCTGGGCAAGAAATTCGTGCTGGTGGTCGACAAGGACAGCAAGGTGCAATACCGCGGCATCGAAATCGGTCCGAAGCTGGAAGGCCTGCGCATCGTGCGCAACGGCCTGGCCAGGGGCGACCGCATCGTGGTCAACGGCCTGCAGCGGGTTCGTCCCGGAGCCCAGGTCGATGCCCAGGGTGTCGAGATGGCCAGCCAGTCGACCCTCGCCACCCTCGCCCGGCAACGCCAGGCGCTGGAGCAGAGCGAAGCGCCGAAGGTCGCCGAGAAGACCGCCAAGCCAGGCGCACCGCGTAGCTGA
- a CDS encoding zinc-dependent alcohol dehydrogenase family protein, whose amino-acid sequence MSRMIRFHQFGDASVLKIEEMPTPQPGPGEVLIRTQALGVSWRDVLWRQNLAPDQAKLPAGIGYELSGIVEAVGDGVDDLEPGVAVASFPANSPNLYPAWGDHVVLPRTSLTRYPEVLTPVEAAVHYTGLLYSYFALVELAQIKPGQRVLITEAGHCLAPQAVQLAKALGAQVIATTSHEETREFLKGLGADKIIYTEEQDLVLEVERFTKGQGVEIVLDQCAGPQMKLLGDVAAPRGKLILYGINGGNDAAFPACAAFKKHLQFYRHCVLDFTGQPDIGLVRNDEAVQRALTAINQMTADQLLKPSIDRVFDFAQYHDANCYMETCPGGGRVVMKMPE is encoded by the coding sequence ATGTCCCGCATGATCCGTTTCCACCAGTTCGGTGATGCCTCGGTCCTGAAGATCGAGGAAATGCCGACCCCGCAACCGGGGCCGGGTGAAGTGCTGATCCGTACCCAGGCGCTGGGCGTCAGTTGGCGCGACGTGCTCTGGCGGCAGAACCTCGCCCCGGATCAGGCCAAGCTGCCGGCGGGCATCGGTTATGAATTGTCCGGCATCGTCGAAGCCGTGGGCGACGGGGTCGATGACCTCGAGCCCGGCGTTGCGGTTGCCAGCTTTCCGGCGAATTCGCCGAATCTGTACCCGGCCTGGGGCGACCACGTCGTCCTGCCGCGCACGTCGCTGACTCGCTACCCGGAAGTACTCACCCCGGTCGAAGCCGCCGTGCACTACACCGGCCTGCTGTATTCCTATTTCGCGCTGGTCGAGCTGGCGCAGATCAAACCCGGCCAGCGCGTGCTGATCACCGAGGCCGGCCATTGCCTGGCACCCCAGGCGGTACAACTGGCCAAGGCGCTTGGCGCGCAGGTGATCGCCACCACCAGCCATGAGGAAACCCGCGAGTTCCTCAAGGGCCTGGGGGCGGACAAGATCATCTATACCGAGGAACAGGACCTGGTGCTGGAAGTCGAGCGCTTCACCAAGGGCCAGGGCGTCGAGATCGTTCTCGACCAGTGCGCCGGTCCGCAGATGAAGCTGCTGGGTGATGTTGCGGCCCCGCGCGGCAAGCTGATCCTCTATGGCATCAACGGCGGCAACGACGCAGCCTTCCCGGCCTGCGCGGCGTTCAAGAAGCACCTGCAGTTCTATCGTCACTGCGTGCTGGACTTCACCGGCCAGCCCGATATCGGCCTGGTTCGCAACGATGAGGCCGTGCAGCGGGCGCTGACCGCGATCAACCAGATGACCGCCGACCAGTTGCTCAAACCGAGCATCGACCGCGTGTTCGACTTCGCCCAGTACCACGACGCGAACTGCTACATGGAAACCTGCCCTGGCGGTGGTCGTGTCGTGATGAAGATGCCGGAGTGA
- a CDS encoding LysR family transcriptional regulator: MNRNDLRKVDLNLLIVFETLMHERSVTRAAEKLFLGQPAISAALARLRGLFDDPLFVRTGRSMEPTARAQEIFGHLSPALDSISTALSRAADFDPATSKAVFRIGLSDDVEFGLLPALLRRLRSEAPGIVLVVRRANYLLMPQLLASGEISVGVSYTDELPANAKRKTLRRSTWKVLRADSIPGTLTLDDYCARPHALVSYAGDLDGFVDQTLAEMDRKRQVVLAVPQFVGLAQLLAGTDIIATVPEYVAAALTAAGGLRAEEPPFPTRLAELSMVWRGAQDNDPAERWLRSRITMFVGDPDSL, encoded by the coding sequence ATGAATCGCAACGACCTACGCAAGGTTGACCTCAACCTGTTGATCGTTTTCGAAACACTCATGCACGAGCGCAGCGTGACCCGCGCAGCCGAGAAGCTGTTCCTCGGCCAGCCGGCGATCAGCGCAGCCCTGGCGCGCCTGCGCGGTCTGTTCGACGACCCGCTGTTCGTTCGTACCGGGCGCAGCATGGAACCCACCGCGCGCGCCCAGGAAATCTTCGGGCACCTGTCCCCTGCACTGGACTCCATCTCCACCGCGCTGAGCCGCGCCGCTGACTTCGACCCGGCCACCAGCAAGGCGGTGTTCCGCATCGGCCTGTCCGATGACGTGGAATTCGGCCTGCTGCCCGCGCTGTTGCGCCGCCTGCGCTCCGAGGCGCCAGGGATCGTCCTGGTGGTGCGCCGCGCCAACTACCTGCTGATGCCACAGCTGCTGGCCTCCGGGGAAATCTCCGTGGGCGTGAGCTACACCGACGAACTGCCGGCCAACGCCAAGCGCAAGACCCTGCGCCGCAGCACCTGGAAAGTCCTGCGCGCCGACTCGATTCCCGGCACGCTGACGCTGGACGACTACTGCGCGCGCCCGCACGCCCTGGTTTCCTATGCCGGTGACCTGGACGGCTTCGTCGACCAGACGCTCGCCGAGATGGACCGCAAACGCCAGGTGGTGCTGGCCGTACCGCAGTTCGTTGGCCTCGCCCAGTTGCTGGCAGGCACCGACATCATTGCCACCGTGCCGGAATACGTGGCGGCGGCGCTCACCGCCGCCGGCGGCCTGCGTGCCGAAGAACCGCCCTTCCCCACCCGCCTGGCCGAGCTGTCGATGGTATGGCGCGGCGCCCAGGACAACGACCCCGCCGAGCGCTGGCTGCGCTCGCGCATCACCATGTTCGTGGGCGACCCGGACAGCCTCTGA
- a CDS encoding efflux transporter outer membrane subunit — MKSVKLFAPALLALSLSACMVGPDYQKPDTAPARVATDDQAPGYDRTRFEDAWWKQFDDPVLSQLVDQALKENRELRVAYARVLASRAIRDDVANDRFPTVTSRAEGQVGKGQVPGQTEDRVNQERYDLGLDMIWEVDLFGRVRRQLESSDALSAATVADLQQLQVSLVAELADAYGQLRGAQLRESIARSNLDNQRESRDLTIQLRDAGVGSELDVQRAEARLAATEASVPQLQAEEVRQRNRIATLLGQRPDALSVDLSPKKLPAIAKALPIGDPGELLRRRPDVASAERRLAAATADVGVATADLFPKVSLGGFLGYTAGRGSQIGSSAASAWGVAPSITWAAFDLGSVRARLRAAKADADGALATYEQQVLLALEESSNAFSDYGKRQQRLVSLVRQSEASRNAAQQAGLQYREGTVDFLNLLDAEREQLAAEDAQALAEVDVYRGIVAIYKALGGGWQPSA, encoded by the coding sequence ATGAAGTCCGTGAAACTCTTCGCCCCGGCCCTGCTGGCGCTGTCGCTCAGCGCCTGCATGGTCGGCCCCGACTACCAGAAGCCCGACACCGCGCCGGCCCGGGTCGCCACCGACGACCAGGCGCCGGGCTACGACCGCACGCGGTTCGAGGACGCCTGGTGGAAGCAGTTCGATGACCCGGTGCTGAGCCAACTGGTCGACCAGGCGCTGAAGGAAAACCGCGAGCTGCGCGTGGCCTATGCCCGCGTGCTGGCCTCGCGGGCGATCCGCGACGACGTGGCCAACGACCGCTTCCCGACGGTCACCAGCCGTGCCGAGGGCCAGGTCGGCAAGGGCCAGGTGCCCGGCCAGACCGAGGACCGGGTCAACCAGGAACGCTACGACCTGGGCCTGGACATGATCTGGGAAGTCGACCTGTTCGGCCGCGTGCGCCGCCAACTGGAATCCAGCGATGCGTTGAGCGCCGCCACGGTCGCCGATCTCCAGCAACTGCAGGTCAGCCTGGTCGCCGAGCTCGCCGATGCCTACGGGCAACTGCGCGGCGCGCAACTGCGCGAGAGCATTGCCAGGAGCAACCTGGACAATCAGCGTGAATCCCGCGACCTGACCATCCAGCTACGCGACGCCGGTGTCGGCAGCGAGCTGGACGTGCAGCGTGCCGAAGCTCGCCTGGCCGCAACCGAAGCCAGCGTGCCGCAATTGCAGGCCGAGGAAGTACGCCAGCGCAACCGCATCGCCACCCTCCTCGGCCAGCGCCCGGACGCGTTGAGCGTGGATCTCTCGCCGAAGAAGCTGCCGGCCATCGCCAAGGCCCTGCCCATCGGCGACCCGGGTGAGCTGCTGCGGCGCCGCCCGGACGTGGCTTCCGCCGAACGCCGCCTGGCCGCCGCCACCGCCGACGTGGGCGTGGCCACCGCCGATCTGTTCCCGAAAGTCAGCCTCGGCGGCTTCCTCGGCTACACCGCCGGGCGCGGCTCGCAGATCGGCTCGTCCGCCGCCAGCGCCTGGGGCGTCGCGCCAAGCATCACCTGGGCAGCCTTTGACCTGGGCAGCGTGCGGGCCCGCCTGCGCGCGGCCAAGGCCGATGCCGACGGCGCCCTGGCGACCTACGAACAGCAGGTACTGCTGGCTCTGGAAGAGTCTTCCAACGCCTTCAGCGACTACGGCAAGCGCCAGCAGCGCCTGGTTTCCCTGGTGCGCCAGTCCGAAGCCAGCCGCAACGCGGCGCAGCAGGCCGGCCTGCAATACCGCGAGGGCACCGTGGACTTCCTCAACCTGCTGGACGCCGAGCGCGAACAACTGGCCGCCGAAGACGCCCAGGCACTGGCGGAAGTGGATGTCTATCGCGGCATCGTCGCCATCTACAAGGCCCTGGGTGGCGGCTGGCAGCCGTCCGCCTGA
- a CDS encoding GFA family protein: MRYQGSCHCGGIAFEVQGEVGEVIECNCSICSRRGSLLWFVPRDKLQLSTPESAMSSYTFNTHRIQHRFCPTCGCAPLAFASAPDGKPMAAINVRCLPEVDISTLTVRHHDGKSL, from the coding sequence ATGCGCTATCAGGGAAGCTGCCATTGTGGCGGCATCGCTTTCGAGGTGCAGGGCGAGGTCGGCGAGGTCATCGAGTGCAACTGTTCGATTTGCAGCCGGCGAGGCTCGCTGCTGTGGTTCGTGCCCAGGGACAAGCTGCAACTGAGCACGCCCGAAAGCGCCATGAGCAGCTACACCTTCAACACCCACCGCATCCAGCACCGCTTCTGCCCCACCTGCGGTTGCGCGCCACTGGCGTTCGCCAGCGCGCCCGACGGCAAGCCGATGGCCGCCATCAACGTGCGCTGCCTGCCGGAAGTCGACATCTCGACGCTGACGGTGCGGCATCACGACGGCAAGAGCCTGTAG